The following proteins come from a genomic window of Euzebyales bacterium:
- a CDS encoding thioredoxin domain-containing protein yields MNRLADAASPYLRQHADNPVDWYEWGDEAFARARAEDRPVFLSVGYSACHWCHVMAHESFEDPRVADLLNADFVSIKVDREERPDVDAVYMNAVQALTGRGGWPMSVFLTPDGQPFFGGTYWPREDRGGMPGFIRVLVSVADIWRNQRDRVDDAGRQLSERLQAVSASPAATGDASEELARAAADAVLAQWDRHEGGFGSAPKFPQAMVLDFLLAHAQRTGHGPALEAAAQTLTAMSRGGICDHVGGGFARYATDRRWLVPHFEKMLYDNALLLRTYTHAAQVTGDPRFVRVADETVAWLFEDLADDAGGFACAMDADSEGQEGKYYVWTHEEFAGAAQAAGVDPATWAARWGVTVRGNVNDPHGHIPDGTSIIHETATLPENDEVLAERRRLRDELAAVRATRVPPATDDKVLVSWNALTLGALATAGAALDRPTWIAAAGRTARFLTTTMVDDEGRLLHRWAPGHGAGIPAFAEDVVFLAQGLLDLYEAGHDPQWLDWAVRLAADADARFRDDDGTYFTTPADGEQLIARPRELLDNAIPSSSSVMADVHLRLAALTGDPAHAEAASATIATLAAAAASMPLAFGQLLCAIERHLAPSTEVAVVGAPSPARDALVAAYRERWRPGAVLAVGHVDPDAPTVGLLRDRPLRNGQPTAYVCHHFVCEQPVTSPEALRAQLDGDGADPPTA; encoded by the coding sequence ATGAACCGCCTCGCCGACGCCGCGAGCCCCTACCTGCGCCAGCACGCCGACAACCCGGTCGACTGGTACGAGTGGGGTGACGAGGCCTTCGCGCGGGCGCGCGCCGAGGACCGGCCGGTCTTCCTGTCGGTCGGCTACTCAGCGTGCCACTGGTGCCACGTCATGGCCCACGAGTCGTTCGAGGACCCCAGGGTCGCCGACCTGCTCAACGCCGACTTCGTGTCCATCAAGGTCGACCGCGAGGAGCGGCCCGACGTCGACGCGGTGTACATGAACGCCGTGCAGGCGCTGACGGGACGCGGTGGGTGGCCGATGAGCGTCTTCCTGACGCCCGACGGCCAGCCGTTCTTCGGCGGCACCTACTGGCCGCGTGAGGACCGCGGCGGCATGCCCGGCTTCATCCGCGTACTGGTGTCGGTCGCCGACATCTGGCGCAACCAGCGCGACCGCGTCGACGACGCCGGCCGCCAGCTCAGCGAGCGCCTGCAGGCGGTGTCGGCCAGCCCCGCGGCGACGGGCGACGCCAGCGAAGAGCTCGCCCGCGCAGCCGCCGACGCGGTGCTGGCGCAGTGGGACCGCCACGAGGGTGGGTTCGGGTCGGCGCCGAAGTTCCCCCAGGCGATGGTGCTCGACTTCCTGCTCGCGCACGCCCAGCGCACCGGCCACGGTCCGGCGCTCGAGGCCGCCGCCCAGACGCTGACGGCGATGTCACGCGGCGGAATCTGCGACCACGTCGGCGGGGGCTTCGCCCGCTACGCGACCGACCGCCGGTGGCTGGTCCCCCACTTCGAGAAGATGCTCTACGACAACGCCCTGCTGCTGCGGACCTACACGCATGCGGCGCAGGTCACAGGCGATCCCAGGTTCGTCCGTGTGGCCGACGAGACCGTCGCGTGGCTGTTCGAGGACCTGGCTGACGACGCGGGCGGATTCGCGTGCGCGATGGACGCCGACTCGGAGGGCCAGGAGGGCAAGTACTACGTGTGGACCCACGAGGAGTTCGCCGGGGCCGCGCAGGCGGCCGGGGTCGACCCTGCAACGTGGGCCGCGCGGTGGGGCGTGACGGTCCGGGGCAACGTCAACGACCCGCACGGGCACATCCCCGACGGCACGTCGATCATCCACGAGACCGCCACGCTGCCCGAGAACGACGAGGTGCTCGCCGAGCGACGGCGCCTGCGCGACGAGCTGGCAGCCGTCCGCGCGACCCGTGTGCCACCGGCGACCGACGACAAGGTGCTCGTCAGCTGGAACGCGCTCACGCTCGGTGCGCTCGCCACGGCCGGCGCGGCGCTGGACCGTCCCACGTGGATCGCCGCCGCGGGTCGCACGGCCCGCTTCCTCACGACGACGATGGTCGACGACGAGGGCCGACTCCTCCACCGCTGGGCCCCCGGCCACGGTGCCGGCATCCCCGCGTTCGCCGAGGACGTGGTCTTCCTCGCGCAGGGCCTGCTCGACCTGTACGAGGCGGGCCACGACCCGCAGTGGCTGGACTGGGCGGTCCGGCTGGCGGCCGACGCCGACGCGCGCTTCCGCGACGACGACGGCACGTACTTCACCACGCCCGCCGACGGCGAGCAGCTGATCGCACGACCGCGCGAGCTGCTCGACAACGCGATCCCGTCGTCGAGCAGCGTGATGGCCGACGTGCACCTGCGGTTGGCCGCGCTGACCGGCGACCCGGCGCACGCGGAGGCCGCCTCGGCTACGATCGCGACGCTGGCCGCGGCGGCGGCGTCCATGCCGCTGGCGTTCGGCCAGCTGCTCTGCGCGATCGAGCGCCACCTCGCACCGTCGACGGAGGTCGCCGTGGTCGGTGCGCCGTCGCCGGCACGCGACGCGCTGGTCGCTGCTTACCGGGAACGGTGGCGGCCCGGTGCGGTCCTCGCTGTCGGCCACGTCGACCCGGACGCCCCGACCGTCGGGCTGCTGCGCGACCGCCCGCTGCGCAACGGCCAGCCGACGGCCTACGTCTGCCACCACTTCGTGTGCGAGCAGCCGGTGACGTCGCCCGAGGCGCTGCGTGCACAGCTCGACGGTGACGGCGCCGACCCGCCTACCGCCTGA
- a CDS encoding nicotinate phosphoribosyltransferase yields MSQALFTDFYELTMMAGYVDADMADVTATFDLFFRHPPGGIDQVVLAGVEQVVDELDDLHFDDADITWLTELDRLPAPFLDRLRSERFACEVLAIAEGTPVFGNEPLMRITGPLLQAQWVETLLINRVAYASLVASHARAVVQAAGGKPVLEFGARRAHGPNGALTASRAAVIGGCTATSNVEAARRFGLAVSGTQAHSWIMAFPSELDAFRAYAEVFPDDCVLLVDTYDTLALGMPNAITVARELAERGHRLRGVRLDSGDLDELSRGARAQLDAADLHDVTIIASGDLDAERIAALEDAGAPIDAYGVGTAMVTARSDPTFSGVYKVAEVAGRPTLKLSGSPEKTSNPGRKQVWRTVTGDIVGLDHEQHDGHALLTPVMHDGRRCRDADDIATIAARCRDGITQLGEDGHRRVVRLSDELSALRAELIEAVRP; encoded by the coding sequence GTGAGCCAGGCGCTGTTCACGGACTTCTACGAGCTGACCATGATGGCCGGTTACGTAGACGCCGACATGGCCGATGTGACCGCCACGTTCGACCTGTTCTTCCGGCACCCACCCGGCGGGATCGACCAGGTCGTGCTCGCGGGCGTCGAGCAGGTCGTCGACGAGCTGGACGACCTGCACTTCGACGACGCCGACATCACCTGGCTCACCGAGCTCGACCGCCTCCCGGCCCCGTTCCTCGACCGCCTGCGCAGCGAGCGCTTCGCATGCGAGGTGCTCGCGATCGCCGAGGGCACGCCGGTCTTCGGCAACGAGCCGCTCATGCGGATCACCGGACCGCTGCTGCAGGCCCAGTGGGTCGAGACCCTGCTGATCAACCGCGTGGCCTACGCCTCGCTGGTGGCCAGCCACGCGCGCGCGGTCGTGCAGGCGGCCGGCGGCAAGCCGGTGCTGGAGTTCGGGGCCCGCCGTGCCCACGGCCCGAACGGCGCGCTGACGGCGAGCCGCGCCGCGGTCATCGGAGGCTGCACGGCCACGTCCAACGTCGAGGCCGCGCGGCGGTTCGGCCTGGCGGTGTCCGGCACGCAGGCGCACTCGTGGATCATGGCGTTCCCCAGCGAGCTCGACGCCTTCAGGGCGTACGCCGAGGTGTTCCCAGACGACTGCGTGCTGCTCGTCGACACCTACGACACGCTCGCGCTCGGCATGCCCAACGCGATCACCGTCGCCCGCGAGCTCGCGGAGCGCGGACACCGCCTGCGGGGGGTCCGCCTCGACTCGGGTGACCTCGACGAGCTCTCCCGCGGCGCCCGTGCGCAGCTGGATGCAGCCGACCTGCACGACGTCACCATCATCGCCTCCGGGGATCTGGACGCGGAGAGGATCGCCGCACTCGAGGACGCCGGTGCACCGATCGACGCGTACGGCGTCGGCACGGCGATGGTGACTGCGCGCAGCGACCCGACGTTCTCGGGCGTCTACAAGGTTGCCGAGGTCGCCGGCCGGCCGACGCTCAAGCTCTCGGGGTCACCCGAGAAGACGTCCAACCCGGGCCGCAAGCAGGTGTGGCGGACCGTGACGGGAGACATCGTCGGCCTCGACCACGAACAGCACGACGGGCACGCCCTGCTCACGCCGGTCATGCACGACGGTCGGCGCTGCCGTGACGCCGACGACATCGCCACCATCGCTGCGCGCTGCCGGGACGGCATCACGCAGCTCGGCGAGGACGGGCACCGCCGCGTGGTCCGCCTCAGCGACGAGCTGTCCGCGCTGCGCGCCGAGCTGATCGAGGCGGTCCGGCCGTGA
- a CDS encoding molybdopterin-binding protein: MSGQARASIVVIGDEILDGFVRESNAGWLAGRLYTLGIPLDRISVVPDEEAAIAEALTAELTRGGPRVVFTSGGIGTTPDDRTMASVAAFLQVDLVTDPALDAMVGRIITRLEDEGRAVDDLQRAALTKLARVPHGARPILETGPPSAHIDLDGGPAGGGVGIVVLPGVPEQFRSLVRHLESSLLAGLGTPGHTEQLTHPYPESLLTPLLEELERRRPDVRIGSYPGADCVLRVHGPRDAVVEVVAELRSAIAALDDDPAMEGLAEQWRAGWRELDVGPAGD; this comes from the coding sequence GTGAGCGGGCAGGCGCGCGCCTCGATCGTGGTGATCGGCGACGAGATCCTCGACGGGTTCGTCCGGGAGAGCAACGCCGGCTGGCTGGCAGGTCGCCTGTACACCCTGGGGATCCCGCTGGACCGCATCTCGGTGGTGCCGGACGAGGAGGCGGCCATCGCCGAGGCTCTCACGGCGGAGCTGACCCGCGGCGGCCCACGGGTCGTGTTCACGTCGGGTGGCATCGGTACGACACCGGACGACCGCACGATGGCGTCTGTCGCCGCCTTCCTGCAGGTCGACCTGGTCACCGATCCGGCGCTCGACGCCATGGTCGGACGCATCATCACGCGGCTCGAGGACGAGGGCCGCGCGGTCGACGACCTGCAGCGCGCGGCGCTTACCAAGCTGGCACGGGTCCCGCACGGTGCGCGCCCGATCCTTGAGACCGGGCCACCGTCGGCGCACATCGACCTCGACGGCGGCCCCGCCGGCGGCGGTGTGGGCATCGTGGTGCTGCCGGGCGTTCCCGAGCAGTTCCGGTCATTGGTGAGGCACCTCGAATCGTCGCTGCTCGCCGGACTCGGCACACCCGGCCACACCGAGCAGCTGACTCACCCCTACCCGGAGTCGCTGCTGACCCCGCTGCTCGAGGAGCTGGAGCGACGCCGGCCGGACGTGCGCATCGGATCCTACCCGGGAGCGGACTGCGTGCTGCGCGTGCACGGCCCACGCGATGCCGTCGTGGAGGTCGTCGCCGAGCTGCGGTCGGCCATCGCGGCGCTCGACGACGATCCGGCGATGGAGGGCCTCGCCGAGCAGTGGCGTGCCGGATGGCGGGAACTCGACGTCGGTCCCGCAGGCGACTGA
- the cysS gene encoding cysteine--tRNA ligase produces the protein MKLFDTRSGEHRTLVAGHTVRLYVCGITPYDATHLGHASTYVAFDVLVRALEHHGHRVRYVRNVTDVDDDILRTARERGVDFLELAAAETARFDQDLRALGCREPDVAPRATEMVPAIVTAVAALVERGAAYALDDGRVYFDIGVAPSFGQLSRLDRDRMLEQFAEKGGDPDATGKRDALDFLLWQPSGDGEPHWPSPWGEGRPGWHIECSVMAMEHLGGVIDIHGGGNDLVFPHHEAEIAQSEHLTGQGPFARFWLHTGMVGLDGVKMSKSVGNLVFVRDLLDRVEGAALRAYLLSHRYRDAWSYRDDELQAATDRVKRWQAAATTDGEDADGQRAVLDAIDDDLDTPTALAALDDLADGGHGTSLRRAAAVLGFDLGGTSDGDG, from the coding sequence ATGAAGCTGTTCGACACACGCAGCGGTGAGCACCGCACGCTCGTCGCCGGCCATACCGTGCGCCTGTACGTCTGTGGGATCACGCCCTACGACGCGACCCACCTGGGGCACGCGTCGACGTACGTGGCCTTCGACGTGCTGGTCCGCGCGCTGGAACACCACGGCCACCGCGTGCGCTACGTCCGCAACGTGACCGACGTGGACGACGACATCCTGCGCACCGCACGCGAACGTGGTGTCGACTTCCTCGAGCTGGCCGCGGCCGAGACCGCACGCTTCGACCAGGACCTGCGCGCACTCGGGTGTCGCGAGCCCGACGTCGCGCCGCGCGCGACGGAGATGGTGCCGGCCATCGTCACGGCGGTCGCGGCTCTCGTCGAGCGCGGCGCCGCCTACGCCCTCGACGACGGACGCGTCTACTTCGACATCGGCGTGGCGCCGTCGTTCGGCCAGCTGTCTCGCCTGGACCGTGACCGGATGCTGGAGCAGTTCGCCGAGAAGGGCGGCGATCCGGACGCCACCGGCAAGCGCGACGCGCTGGACTTCCTGCTGTGGCAGCCCAGCGGCGACGGTGAGCCGCACTGGCCGAGCCCGTGGGGCGAGGGGCGGCCGGGCTGGCACATCGAGTGCTCGGTGATGGCCATGGAGCACCTCGGCGGGGTCATCGACATCCACGGTGGCGGCAACGACCTGGTGTTCCCCCACCACGAGGCCGAGATCGCCCAGTCCGAGCACCTGACGGGCCAGGGGCCGTTCGCGCGCTTCTGGCTGCACACCGGCATGGTCGGCCTTGACGGCGTCAAGATGTCGAAGTCGGTTGGCAACCTGGTGTTCGTGCGGGACCTGCTCGACCGCGTCGAGGGCGCCGCGCTGCGCGCGTACCTGCTGAGCCACCGGTACCGCGACGCGTGGAGCTACCGCGACGACGAGCTGCAGGCCGCCACGGACCGGGTCAAGCGCTGGCAGGCCGCGGCCACGACCGACGGCGAAGACGCGGACGGCCAGCGCGCGGTCCTTGACGCGATCGACGACGACCTCGACACGCCGACGGCGCTGGCGGCGCTCGACGACCTTGCCGACGGTGGCCACGGCACCTCGCTGCGCCGTGCAGCCGCCGTGCTCGGCTTCGACCTGGGCGGCACCTCCGACGGCGACGGCTGA
- a CDS encoding ATP-dependent DNA helicase UvrD2 — protein MTDAPTRAHPLTAGLSPDQAAAVCAIRGAVCIIAGAGSGKTRTITHRIANQIHSGVARADQVLAMTFTERAAAELKARLNRMGIEGRVRATTFHAAAFAQIRYFWPRAHETPQPDVLDRKVPLLLPVARSAGVEASDLAAEIEWAKARLVAPERYEQAARHRDAPLPPSQMAAVFARYEAIKSERGLIDFDDMLHVAADLMTDDAVATEVRDRYRFFTVDEFQDVNPAQWQLLRRWLGDRDELCVVGDPDQTIYSFSGATSEYLLDFKASFPDATVVTLTDNYRSTAPVLDVANRLLRAGSAGARQLRAQVDEGPRPTLMACDDDRVERARALDWIRDLIDDGVPVGEIAVCVRTNSQTQAWEEAFERAGVPARVHGDRSFFERTEVRQALRAIRQAVDRPPAPSGAPPPQPGTRPAGARAPERVVEQLLRERLSWHPRREPSGQAARQRWRNLSALYEFVTRIVDEHENIDLAGVVRELAERARTSGGSHPARPAVTLLTLHKAKGSEFDAVCLVGLEEGMVPISYAVTAEDLAEERRLLYVGMTRARRHLWMSWAEQRPGWSGKLVKRRPSRFLDDISQRSRQGRRTKASTGDNRLAGELRAWRLERARRDEVPPYVVFNDRTLTELAATRPTSVTELLAVHGLGTTKVRRYGSELLRLLAPAALGDGDGGNMPT, from the coding sequence GTGACCGACGCGCCGACCCGTGCCCACCCGCTGACCGCAGGCCTGTCGCCGGACCAGGCGGCCGCCGTCTGCGCCATTCGAGGAGCGGTGTGCATCATCGCCGGCGCCGGCAGCGGCAAGACGCGCACCATCACGCACCGGATCGCCAACCAGATCCACAGCGGCGTCGCCCGCGCCGACCAGGTGCTGGCCATGACCTTCACCGAGCGCGCCGCCGCCGAGCTCAAGGCGCGGCTGAACCGCATGGGCATCGAGGGCCGCGTGCGCGCGACCACCTTCCACGCCGCGGCGTTCGCCCAGATCCGGTACTTCTGGCCCCGCGCCCACGAGACCCCGCAGCCGGACGTGCTGGACCGCAAGGTGCCGCTGCTGCTGCCGGTCGCGCGGTCGGCTGGCGTCGAGGCCTCAGACCTCGCGGCCGAGATCGAGTGGGCCAAGGCGCGCCTGGTCGCACCCGAGCGCTACGAGCAGGCCGCCCGCCACCGCGACGCACCACTGCCCCCGTCCCAGATGGCGGCGGTGTTCGCACGGTACGAGGCGATCAAGTCCGAGCGCGGCCTGATCGACTTCGACGACATGCTCCACGTCGCCGCCGACCTGATGACCGATGACGCGGTGGCCACCGAGGTGCGTGACCGCTACCGGTTCTTCACCGTCGACGAGTTCCAGGACGTCAACCCGGCGCAGTGGCAGCTGCTGCGGCGCTGGCTGGGCGATCGAGACGAGCTGTGCGTCGTGGGCGACCCTGATCAGACCATCTACAGCTTCTCGGGTGCGACCAGCGAGTACCTGCTGGACTTCAAGGCGTCGTTCCCCGACGCCACCGTCGTGACGCTGACCGACAACTACCGGTCGACCGCGCCCGTCCTCGATGTCGCGAACCGGCTGCTGCGGGCGGGCTCGGCAGGCGCCAGGCAGCTGCGCGCTCAGGTTGACGAAGGCCCCCGCCCGACGCTGATGGCCTGCGACGACGACAGGGTCGAGCGCGCGCGTGCGCTGGACTGGATCCGCGACCTCATCGACGACGGCGTCCCCGTCGGCGAGATCGCCGTGTGCGTCCGCACCAACAGCCAGACCCAGGCGTGGGAGGAGGCGTTCGAGCGCGCCGGCGTGCCGGCCCGTGTGCACGGTGACCGCAGCTTCTTCGAACGCACCGAGGTCCGCCAGGCCCTGCGGGCGATCCGCCAGGCCGTCGACCGTCCCCCGGCCCCGAGCGGTGCACCGCCACCGCAACCCGGGACGCGCCCGGCGGGGGCCCGCGCCCCTGAGCGCGTCGTGGAGCAGCTGCTGCGCGAGCGGCTGAGCTGGCATCCCCGGCGCGAGCCGAGCGGCCAGGCGGCCCGCCAGCGGTGGCGCAACCTGTCGGCGCTGTACGAGTTCGTGACCCGCATCGTCGACGAGCACGAGAACATCGATCTTGCCGGCGTGGTACGCGAGCTCGCCGAGCGGGCGCGCACGTCCGGCGGCTCCCATCCCGCGCGGCCGGCTGTCACACTGCTGACGTTGCACAAGGCGAAGGGCAGCGAGTTCGACGCGGTGTGCCTGGTCGGCCTCGAGGAGGGCATGGTGCCGATCTCCTATGCGGTGACCGCAGAGGACCTGGCTGAGGAGCGGCGGCTGCTGTACGTCGGCATGACCCGGGCGCGGCGCCATCTGTGGATGTCATGGGCCGAGCAACGTCCCGGCTGGTCGGGGAAGCTGGTCAAGCGCCGGCCGTCGCGCTTCCTCGACGACATCAGCCAACGCAGCCGCCAAGGACGCAGGACGAAGGCATCGACGGGTGACAACCGGCTCGCCGGTGAGCTGCGGGCCTGGCGGCTGGAACGGGCCCGGCGCGACGAGGTGCCGCCCTACGTCGTCTTCAACGACCGCACCCTGACCGAGCTGGCAGCGACCCGCCCCACGTCGGTCACCGAGCTGCTCGCGGTCCACGGCCTCGGCACCACCAAGGTCCGCAGGTACGGCAGCGAACTGCTTCGCCTGCTCGCGCCGGCTGCACTCGGCGACGGCGACGGCGGGAACATGCCGACATGA
- a CDS encoding ribonuclease HII has translation MGLPAAHRRNVVTTAKGRRIRLPDVPGVTYERPWWDEDGLVAGVDEVGRGAWAGPVTFAAVVLPSDRRMYKLRDSKMLDAPRREELAARLRSFALGIGLGHATNGEIDAMGMSDAMRLAASRAVAALSLRPDAFLVDGNWNMLPRVEQPVTTVVHGDATSASIAAASIVAKVTRDALMRSVCPTYPRYVFSSNKGYPSPPHVAALDRYGPCVLHRHSWAPIRARTTPSLDLQLDPP, from the coding sequence ATGGGACTTCCGGCCGCGCACCGCCGCAACGTCGTGACGACGGCGAAGGGCAGGCGGATCCGTCTGCCAGACGTCCCGGGCGTCACCTACGAGCGCCCCTGGTGGGACGAGGACGGGCTGGTGGCCGGCGTGGACGAGGTCGGGCGCGGCGCGTGGGCCGGGCCTGTCACCTTCGCGGCGGTCGTGCTGCCCAGCGACCGACGCATGTACAAGCTGCGGGACTCGAAGATGCTCGACGCACCCCGCCGAGAGGAGCTCGCCGCCCGCCTCCGGTCGTTCGCGCTCGGGATCGGCCTTGGGCACGCCACCAACGGCGAGATCGACGCGATGGGCATGAGCGACGCGATGCGGCTCGCCGCGTCGCGGGCCGTGGCGGCGCTGTCGCTGCGTCCCGATGCCTTCCTCGTCGACGGCAACTGGAACATGCTGCCCCGCGTGGAGCAGCCGGTCACCACGGTCGTGCACGGCGATGCCACGTCGGCGTCGATCGCGGCCGCGTCCATCGTGGCGAAGGTGACCCGTGACGCGCTGATGCGGTCGGTCTGCCCGACCTACCCCCGCTACGTCTTCTCGTCGAACAAGGGCTACCCGTCACCGCCGCACGTCGCCGCGCTGGACCGCTACGGACCGTGTGTGCTGCACCGGCACAGCTGGGCACCGATCCGCGCCCGCACCACGCCGAGCCTGGACCTGCAGCTCGACCCACCGTAG
- the mca gene encoding mycothiol conjugate amidase Mca translates to MSDLHAMFVHAHPDDESSKGAATMARYAKEGHRISVVTLTDGGAGDVLNPAMDRPGVKERMIEIREEELARALEIIGVTDHWAFGYPDSGYVEDFDGDGSKVADDAFYNVEIDEVVRRLVELIRAERPDVLLTYPEGGGYQHPDHIRCHDVTVAAYEAAADPGRFLDTGAPFEVSKLYYMGVFTRRKLEAMHQACQDSGLESPFSEWLERWEDGDDPTTTRVDVGDYLTVARQALLAHATQVDPDGRWFTLSEDIIRNVYPWEEFELARSRVDAPIPEDSLFAGITD, encoded by the coding sequence ATGTCCGACCTGCATGCGATGTTTGTGCACGCTCACCCCGACGACGAGTCGTCGAAGGGCGCGGCCACGATGGCCCGTTACGCCAAGGAGGGCCACCGGATCTCGGTGGTCACGCTCACCGACGGTGGCGCGGGCGACGTCCTCAACCCGGCGATGGACCGCCCGGGTGTCAAGGAGCGGATGATCGAGATCCGCGAGGAGGAGCTGGCACGGGCGCTCGAGATCATCGGCGTCACCGATCACTGGGCGTTCGGGTACCCCGATTCGGGCTACGTGGAGGACTTCGACGGCGACGGCAGCAAGGTCGCCGACGACGCGTTCTACAACGTCGAGATCGATGAGGTCGTCCGCCGGCTGGTCGAGCTGATCCGTGCCGAGCGCCCAGATGTGCTGCTGACCTATCCCGAGGGCGGGGGGTATCAGCACCCGGACCACATCCGGTGCCACGACGTCACGGTGGCGGCCTACGAGGCGGCGGCCGACCCCGGGCGGTTCCTCGACACCGGCGCGCCGTTCGAGGTGTCCAAGCTGTACTACATGGGCGTGTTCACACGACGCAAGCTCGAGGCGATGCACCAGGCGTGCCAGGACAGCGGCCTCGAGTCGCCGTTCAGCGAGTGGCTCGAGCGGTGGGAGGACGGCGACGACCCGACGACCACGCGCGTCGACGTGGGCGATTACCTGACGGTCGCCCGGCAGGCGCTGCTCGCCCACGCCACGCAGGTCGACCCGGACGGCCGCTGGTTCACGCTGTCGGAGGACATCATCCGCAACGTGTACCCCTGGGAGGAGTTCGAGCTCGCCCGCAGCCGGGTCGACGCCCCGATCCCCGAGGACTCACTGTTCGCGGGGATCACCGACTGA
- the ettA gene encoding energy-dependent translational throttle protein EttA — protein MAEYQFVMKGLTKVVPPSKEILSNIWLSFFPGAKIGVLGPNGAGKSTVLRIMAGVDTDFEGEAWPAAGVSVGYLPQEPELDPSTDVRGNVMAGLGGQARLLERFNELSARMAEPLDDAEMAKVYEEFAEVSDAIDAAGAWDLDRTLDIAMDALRVPPGDAEVTTLSGGERRRVALCRLLLSRPDLLLLDEPTNHLDAESVAWLERHLDEYPGTVVAVTHDRYFLDNVAGWILELDRGRGLPFQGNYSSWLEQKRARLAREERQESARQRTLARELEWVRAAPRARKAKSKARLSSYEALLAQSPAERLGKAELIIPNGARLGDVVVKADDVTKGYGDRLLVEGMTFSLPPGGIVGVIGPNGAGKTSLFRMIVGEEESDAGTLRVGDTVNLAYVDQSRDALAADKTVFEEISDGRDTLDLGGREVASRSYVAQFNFKGPDQQKKVGDCSGGERNRIHMAKLLRRGGNLLLLDEPTNDLDVDTLRSLEEALLAFAGCAVVISHDRWFLDRIATHILAFEDDSQVTWFPGGYSDYEEDRRRRLGAEADQPHRIKYKPLTRG, from the coding sequence GTGGCCGAGTACCAGTTCGTGATGAAGGGCCTGACCAAGGTCGTTCCCCCGAGCAAGGAGATCCTTTCCAACATCTGGCTGTCGTTCTTCCCCGGCGCCAAGATCGGCGTGCTCGGTCCCAACGGTGCGGGCAAGTCGACGGTGCTCAGGATCATGGCCGGCGTCGACACCGACTTCGAGGGCGAGGCGTGGCCGGCGGCCGGCGTATCGGTCGGCTACCTGCCGCAGGAGCCGGAGCTGGATCCATCGACCGACGTGCGTGGCAACGTGATGGCGGGGCTCGGCGGCCAGGCACGCCTGCTCGAGCGCTTCAACGAGCTGTCGGCCAGGATGGCCGAGCCGCTCGACGACGCCGAGATGGCGAAGGTCTACGAGGAATTCGCCGAGGTCTCCGACGCCATCGACGCCGCCGGCGCATGGGACCTCGACCGCACACTGGACATCGCGATGGACGCGCTTCGCGTTCCGCCCGGCGATGCCGAGGTGACCACGCTGTCGGGTGGCGAGCGCCGCCGGGTCGCGCTGTGCCGGCTGCTGCTGTCGCGGCCGGACCTCCTGCTGCTCGACGAGCCGACCAACCACCTCGACGCCGAGAGTGTCGCCTGGCTGGAGCGCCACCTCGACGAGTACCCGGGCACCGTCGTCGCCGTGACCCACGACCGGTACTTCCTCGACAACGTCGCCGGCTGGATCCTGGAGCTCGACCGCGGCAGGGGGCTGCCGTTCCAGGGCAACTACTCGTCGTGGCTGGAGCAGAAGCGGGCCCGGCTCGCGCGGGAGGAGCGCCAGGAGTCGGCGCGCCAGCGGACCCTGGCACGTGAGCTCGAGTGGGTCCGCGCCGCGCCGCGTGCCCGTAAGGCCAAGTCGAAGGCGCGGCTGAGCTCGTACGAGGCGCTGCTTGCGCAGTCGCCCGCGGAGCGCCTCGGCAAGGCCGAGCTGATCATCCCCAACGGCGCCCGGCTGGGCGACGTGGTGGTCAAGGCCGACGACGTCACAAAGGGCTACGGCGACCGCCTGCTCGTCGAGGGCATGACGTTTTCGCTCCCCCCGGGTGGCATCGTCGGCGTCATCGGACCAAACGGCGCCGGCAAGACCTCGCTGTTCCGCATGATCGTCGGCGAGGAGGAGTCTGACGCCGGCACGCTGCGCGTCGGTGATACCGTCAATCTGGCCTACGTCGACCAGAGCCGCGACGCGCTCGCCGCGGACAAGACGGTATTCGAGGAGATCAGCGACGGGCGGGACACGCTGGACCTCGGCGGGCGTGAGGTCGCGTCGCGGTCGTACGTGGCGCAGTTCAACTTCAAGGGCCCCGACCAGCAGAAGAAGGTAGGGGACTGCTCCGGTGGCGAGCGCAACCGGATCCACATGGCCAAGCTCCTGCGCCGCGGCGGCAACCTGCTGCTGCTTGACGAGCCCACCAACGACCTCGACGTGGACACGCTGCGCTCGCTGGAGGAGGCGCTGCTGGCCTTCGCAGGCTGCGCGGTGGTCATCAGCCACGATCGCTGGTTCCTGGACCGCATCGCCACGCACATTCTGGCGTTCGAGGACGACAGCCAGGTCACCTGGTTCCCCGGTGGCTACAGCGACTACGAAGAGGATCGCCGCCGGCGCCTGGGCGCCGAGGCCGACCAGCCGCACCGCATCAAGTACAAGCCGCTGACGCGCGGCTGA